TATAATATAATTGTTGCTTCCTGGAGTTACGGGATAAAATCCCATGGACGAGAAAATATACCAAGCACTCATTTGGCCGCAGTCTTCATTCCCTGAAATACCATCTGGTGTGTTGGTGTATAATTCGGTTAGAATCTGATGGATTTTCTCTTGTGTTTTATGTGGTTTATTTACGAAGTTGTATAAATAAGCCATATGATGACTCGGTTCGTTACCATGTGCATATTGGCCAATTAATCCGGTAATATCCACTTGATGGCGGCCGGACGTTTCGGATTCTGCTACAAACAATTCATCTAAACGTGCTTCTAATTGGTCTTTACCGCCAAGCAATTTCATAAATCCTGATACATCTTGTGGAACGTAAAAACTGTATTGCCATGAATTAGCTTCGGTGTAATTAAAATTCACTTCATACGGATCAAAAGGCGCAAACCAGGTGTTTCTAAAACGACCACGCATAAATTGCGATTCAGGGTCGAATACATTTTTATAATATTGTGCACGTTTTAAATAGGTTTTATAATCGTCATCTTTTCCTAGCGATTTTGCCATTTGCGCAATGGTCCAATCATCATAAGCATATTCTAATGTTTTTGAAACGGATTCGCTTTCTTCTTCTACAGGAATAAACCCGAACTCCTTATAACTTTTTAAACCTAATTTATCACGTGTGGCAGAATGTTTCATGGCAATAAAAGCCTTTTCAATATCGTAATTTTTAATCCCTTTTAAATAGGCGTCAGCAATTACTGGAACCGCGTGATAACCAATCATACAACCTGTATAATTTCCGCTTAAATCCCAAATCGGCATGATGCCACCTTCATCATATTTTGCTAGGAAGGTGTTTATAAAATCGTTGGTTCTGTCCTGTTCAATAATGGTGTAAAGTGGATGTGTGGCGCGATAGGTATCCCAAAGTGAAAATACGGTGTAATAATCAAAATCCGTTGTTTGATGGATTTTTAAATCCATTCCACGATAGCGTCCATCCACATCCTGATATAAGTTTGGAGCTATCATGGTATGATATAGGGCTGTATAAAAATTGGTTTTATAATCTACATTTTCACTTTCTATTACAATTTTATTCAGCTGTGCTTCCCAGGTTTTTTGAGCTTCGGTTTTGACTTGATCGAATGTTTTTTCGCCAATTTCTTCTTGTAGATTTTGTTTGGCTCCAACTTCATCAACTGCCGAAATACCAATTTTTACCTCGAGGACTTGGCCGTCATTAGGGTCAAATTCAAAAGCGGCTTTTACGTGTTTACCTTCGGCTGTATCATTTAAAAAAACCATGTTTTTAAACGGCCTCGAAAACTGAACATTGTAAAATAACATCTGATTGGTTGCCCATGCTTTGGAATGTCTTATACCACCAACTTCTGTGTTGGAATAAACGGTAGCATTGGAGTTTAGAACTTCATCCCGATGCTCTAAATCTAAAATAACGATCTGTTTGCTATTTTTAGGAAATGTGTATTTATGAATACCACTACGTTTGGAAACGGTAAGCTCTACATCAATATTCGTAGAATCTAAATGCACCTTATAAAACCCAGGTTCTGCTATTTCATTATCATGAGAAAAATGTGCGCGATAGCCTTTTTTGCCATCGGCTCCATTATTAAATTCGACCTTGTTCGTTGGCATTAATAAAATATCGCCATAGTCTGAAACACCAGTTCCACTTAAATGGGTATGAGAAAATCCGTAAATGTATTCATCTGAATAATGATAACCTGAACAGCCATCCCACCCGTCCAGTCTGGTATCTGGCGATAATTGCATCATTCCAAATGGCATGGTGGCTCCAGGATAGGTATGGCCATGACCACCCGTTCCAATAAATGGATTAACGAAACTGGTTAAAGGTTTGTTGCCTTTAGGACTAATTAATTTTTTTTCTTCATTCTTACATGAAGTCACTAATAGTATGAGTAAAAAAACTGAAAAAAAGTTACGAGTTAATTGGAAGTGTTTCATTTGCGGTTGAAATCAATTTAGGTAATAACTTATTTCAAGATTATTATCTAAATACAGTAAATAAGTAATAAATTAGTGAATTATTAAACCTCTAATATACTAAAATGCAGTTCAAGTCATCCCTAGTTTGTTTAGTTTTTGTGAGTGTCATTTTTAGTTGTTCTAATAAAACACTAGAACCCACATTACAACAAATAATTCCTATCCCTTTAAATCAAACCATGGAGCCAGGTTATTTCATTCTCTCTAATGACACAGGCTTAAATTTTGAGGAAGAATTTTCCGTAGCGGGAAATTTTTTAAAAGATTATATTGAATCTGGAAGCGCATTCAAGTTAAATCAAGGAAATGATATTGTATTTGAAAAAGATGAAACTATAACAAATGAAGAAGGGTACACTTTAAACGTTTCGTCAAACCGCATCCTGATTAAAGCGAAAACAGGAAAAGGTGCCTTTTATGCCGTTCAGAGTTTACGCCAATTATTCCCTGTTGGTTTAGAAAACAACTCATTTTCAGATGCTGAAATAATTGTCCAAAACATCAGCATACAAGATGAGCCTAAATTTGTGTATCGTGGGATGCATTTAGATGTTGGTCGACATATGTTTTCTGTCAATTTTATCAAGAAATACATTGATGCGTTAGCCCTTTTAAAAATGAACACCTTTCATTGGCATCTTACCGAAGATCAAGGTTGGCGTATTGAAATAAAAAAATATCCAAAATTGCAAGAAATTGCAGCCTATCGTGATGAAACACTCATAGGTCATTATAACACACAACCTCAAAAATTTGATGGCAAACGCTATGGTGGGTTTTATACTCAAGAAGAAATTAAAGATATTGTGGCCTATGCTACAGCACGATTTGTAACGGTCATTCCCGAAATTGAATTACCAGGTCATTCTCAAGCTGCTATTGCTGCTTATCCGGAATTGGGATGTACAGGTGAACAAGTAAAAGTAGCAACAAAAGGTGGCGTTTTTGAGAACATTTATTGTCCGAAAGAAGAAACCTTTACCTTTTTAGAAGATGTTTTTGATGAGGTTTTGGAATTATTCCCGAGCACATATATCCATATTGGAGGCGATGAAGCGCCAAAAACACGCTGGAAAAACTGCGATCACTGTCAGGCTTTAATTAAAAAAGAAGGTTTAAAAGATGAACACGAGTTGCAGAGTTATTTTATTTCTAGAATTGAAAAATACTTGAATAGTAAAGGCCGCCAAATTATTGGTTGGGATGAAATTTTGGAAGGTGGTTTAGCGCCGAATGCTACGGTTATGTCTTGGCGTGGTTTTGAAGGTGCTATTGAAGCTGCTAAACAAGGTCATGATGTTATTTTAACTCCAGGCTCTCATGCTTATTTTGACCATTACCAATCGGAAAATAAGGATGAACCCGTTGCTATTGGTGGTTTCCTGCCATTAGAAAAAGTGTATAGTTTAAATCCTATTCCAGATGAATTAACAGAAGAACAAGCCAAATATGTACTTGGAGCACAAGGGAATGTTTGGACGGAATATATCCCAACTCCCGAAAAAGTGGAGTATATGGTTTTTCCACGAATATTAGCGCTTGCGGAAGTGGTTTGGTCTGGGCCAGAAAATAGAGATTACAAGGAGTTTGTTTCTAGGGTTGAGAATTTTCATAAACGCATGGACGCTCTAGATATTAATTATGCTAATCACTTATATGAAATTGAAGGTAACATGGTAACTGATGGTAATGAAGCGGTGTATGAATTAAAAACGGCAACCGCGGGAAAAGAAATTCATTATACTTTAGATGGTTCTGAACCGACCATCAATTCTGAAATTTATAAAACAGGAATTCCTATTACTAAAAGTGAAAACATAAAGGCGATAATTTTTGCCAATGAAAAACCCTTAGGAACCACATACAATCAAACTATTAATTGGCATAAAGCACTTGGGCATAAAATTACTTTGGATGTACATCCGCATCATGCTTATACCGGAAGTGGTTCAGGTGGTTTAGTTAATGGTATTTCTGGAAGCAATGAACGTTATGGCGATAAAGAATGGTTAGGGTTTTGGGGCGAAGATGTTGAAGTCACAATTGATTTAGGTGCTGAAACCGATATTAGTTCTATTTCCACACGTTTTCATAACGGCAATGGACAATGGATTTATGCACCTGAAAAAATAGAAATTGAGCTGGATAATAATCAAATTTTTGAAGTTGATGTGCCAACATCAGAAAGCCTCTTGGCACCAGTCTCGTTTGAACAACAAGCTACAACCCAATTCTTAAAATTGAGAATTTCTAATTATGGAATTATTCCAGAAGGCAAACAAGGCGCAGGAAATCCAGCTTGGACATTTATTGATGAAATAATCGTAAATTAATATGCTACTAGAAATTTGTGCCAATTCTTACCAATCTGCTATAAATGCCGAAAAAGCAGGAGCACAGCGTATTGAGCTTTGTAGCGAATTAGCGGTTGGTGGTATAACACCTAGTTACGGACTTATTAAACAGGTAGTTGAGGTGCTTTCTATTCCTGTTTTTGTCTTAATCCGACCACGTTCTGGAAATTTTACCTATTCAGAGGCCGAGTTTAACATTATAAAAAAGGATATTGAAATCTGTAAAAAATTAGGTGTTCACGGTATTGTTTCTGGTGTCTTAAATGAAAATAATACTATTGATTTACAACGAACTCAAGCGTTAATTGAATTGTCAAAACCACTGTCATTCACCTTTCATCGTGCTTTTGACTGTGTGCCAAATCCCATAGAAGCTTTGGAACAATTAATCGCTATAGGTGTTCAACGAATTCTAACATCTGGATTAGAACCTTCTACAGAAAAAGGTTTGGATATGTTGCTGAAATTGAATGAAAAAGCCGAAAAAAGAACCATTATTTTAGCAGGATCTGGAATCAATGCGGAAAACGCGTCTAAATTTAAAGATGCTGGATTACATGAAATTCATGCTTCGGCTTCCACAGTTCTTTCAACCAAAAATAATCATGCCTACTTCGGAAATACGCAACAAACGGTTTCTTCCGTAGAAACTATAGAAAACATATTAAATAAAATCCATTCATGAAATTAAGATATCTTCCTTTATTTTTTTTATTAATTGTAGCGTGTCAAAAGCCTTTAAAACCAATAGGAGATAAAGAAATTACTGTTTTTAAAGACACCCATCTTTATTTTGATATGGCTTTTAATCCCGATAGTGATCGGGACGATAGTATTCAACCAACAGATTCTATTATTCGTTTGGATGCTGGTCGCGTTTTATTAAAGAAAGTCACCTTGCCTGATTATCAGAAGCAGGCATCTGTGTCCGTTAAAATGACCCTGACTTCCAATGGTGATCCTTGGGATAAATCGGGTTCGTTGTTTGTGATTCCTACGACTTCTGATTTGAATTTATTAGATTTTGAAAGCGAGACATTAACAAAAGAACAATTTCTAAATGAAGCTCCCGGAATTGTTTCAAAAAAAATAGATGATAAACTATACGAACCAAATATTGAATTGTTGCGTTTTATGACGCCTTTTGGTGTAGGTTTTTTTAATGATAACGAACGTGTAGCAGCTTTAAAACCCGTTTATATTCCAATTTGGGAAAATAATGTCCAGTGGGAACAGGATATTACCCAACTATTACCCGTTTTAGAAAACGAGGTTTATATTGGTGTTTTTATTGATACTTGGACCAAGGAAGGATATAAGCTTTCGGTACGTCTAGATTTTGATGAAAGCGATATTCCAAATCACATAAAAAAAGAACATGACGTCATTTCTGTAGTCAATACCAGTAAATATGCTGGTGCGCAACAATTTTATGATGCGTTTCATAAAGGGGATTTGCAAGTAGATTTACCAGTTGATGAAACACTAAAAAACGCCAAATTATATTATATCACAACAGGCCATGGTGGACATGCCGAAGGTGATGAGTTTACAAAAAAAGAAAATATAATTAGCTTTAATGGTGAAGTTGTGAAGCAGTTTGTACCATGGCGAGACGATTGTGCCAGCTTTAGGCGATTTAATCCAACATCAGGTGTTTGGACAGAAAAAACAACCTGGAAAGGCGAAGACATAGAAGAACGGATTGCATCATCAGATTACTCACGATCCAATTGGTGCCCTGGAAGTGACGTAAAACCTGAAATTATTGAACTCGGTACTATTAAAGCAGGAAATCATACGTTTACGTTTTCCATTCCGGAAGCACAAGCTATTGAAAATGATAAAATAAACTACTGGATGGTTTCGGCTTATCTGGTTTACGATAAGTAATGAAACACGTTTTCTATATTGGTTTATGTCTAATTATTTTGGGATGCCAAAAGCAATTGGATGTGCCAGAAATTCGGTTATTACATGATAATTGGCAATTTAAATCTAGCGATAATACCGATTGGTTAACGGCAAAAATTCCAGGAAATGTATTTTCTGATTTGTTAGATAATGCAGAAATTCCAGATCCATTTATTGGTACTAATGAAGATTCTGTGCAATGGGTTTCTAAAACCGATTGGGAATACCAAACAACGTTTCAAGTAGACTCCAAAACCTTACAGAAAAGACATGTTGAATTGAACTTTGGAGGTTTAGACACCTACGCTTCCGTGTACTTAAATGATTCTTTAATTCTAAAAACGGCCAATGCGTTCCGTGAATTTTCTATAGATGTGAAACCACTTCTAAAAACGGAAAATACCTTGCGCATTCTTTTTGAGAATACAACAAAACACGAAGAAGCCGCAAAAGCCCAACTAAACTATACACTACCTGAAGGGAATCGTATTTTTACCAGAAAAGGCCAATTCCAATATGGTTGGGATTGGGGACCAAAACTGAATACGTCTGGAATTTGGAGGCCTATAAAATTGGTGACTTGGAACACATTAAAAATTCAAGATGCTTATATTAAACAGACTGTTTTAAATGACTCGCTTGCAAAACTCAACGCTAGATTCAATTTAAATACATCTATAGCAAATTTGGACTATGATCTTTTTATAAATGATTCATTAATCCAATCTGGTTATATGTCTGATAAAGATATACCGCAATTTAATTTTACTATTAAAAACCCGAAACTTTGGTGGCCGCATAATTTAGGTAATCCGTATTTGTATGATATTAAAGTGGTAATTAAAAAGGATAATACTGTTTTAGATTCTGTTTCCGTTAAAAAAGGCCTGCGCACTATTAAGTTAATTACGGAAAAAGATAGCTTGGGCGAATCTTTTTATTTTGAGGTAAACGGCAAACCGGTATATGCTAAAGGTGCCAATTACATTCCGCAAAATAGTATGCAAAACAAAGTAACGGATGCACATTATAATAACTTGTTAAATGACGCAGTAGAAGCAAACATGAACATGCTACGTGTCTGGGGAGGCGGAATTTATGAGAATTCTATTTTTTATGATTTATGCGATGCAAAAGGCATCCTTATCTGGCAAGATTTTATGTTTGCATGTGCTATGTATCCTGGCGATGCTGAATTTTTAGAAAACGTAAAACAAGAGGCCATTGATAACGTGAAGCGTCTACGAAACCATGCTTCCATAGCACTATGGTGTGGTAATAATGAAAATTCTGAAGGTTGGCATCGTTGGGGTTGGCAGGATGGCAGATCTGAAACCGAAAAAACAGAGATTTGGAATCATTATCTCAAGGTGTTCGATTCTATATTGCCCAAAACAGTTGCAACTTATTCAGATACAGATTATTGGGAAACATCTCCAAAATTTGGACGTGGTAATCCGCAATTCGAGTTTCAAGGCGATGCACATGACTGGTGGGTTTGGCATGATGGCTATCCGTTTGAACATTTTGAAGATCAAGTACCACGATTTATGAGTGAATTTGGATTTCAATCCTTTCCGAGTTATAACCTCATTAATTATATCAATAAGAATGATTCAGATTCTTTACGTATTACTTCAGAAGGCATTAAAAACCATCAAAAACATAAAAGAGGATTTCAAGTAATTGATGAGTATATGGCCCGCGATTACTTGGTGCCAAATAACCCTGAAGATTACGTGTATATAAGTCAGCTGCTTCAAGCTTATGGTATAACTAAAGGTATTGAAGCACAGCGTAGAGCAAAACCCTACAATATGGGCACGTTGTATTGGCAGTTAAATGATTGTTGGCCCGCAATTTCTTGGTCGAGTATTGATTTTTTTGGGAATTGGAAAGCCTTGCATTATAAGGCGAAGCGAAGTTTTGAGAATGTCCTTATTTCTTCGGAAGTAAAACAGGATTCACTTAAAATATATCTGATTAATGATACATTTAACACTTTTTCAGGAACGCTATCTACAAACATATTGAATTTTTCAGGTGAAGTGATTTGGGAAAATTCTCAAGAAATAATGGTAAAGCCAAATTCAAGTGCCATAAAACAACGGATAGGTTTATCTGGGTTTTCATTCAATAAGAACAAAGTGGTAATTGTTTCGAAGTTTCAAAAATCCGAATCGCTCTTTTATTTGGTAAAACCTAAAGATTTGGAATTACCTGCAAAAGCTATTCAAAAGGAAGTTATTAAAACTAGTGATGGGTTTACAATAAGGCTATCATCTAAAACACTTCAAAAAGATGTCTTTTTATTTTGTAATGAATCCGGACATTTTTCCGACAATTACTTTGATTTGTTGCCTAATGAAGAAAAACAAATCGTTTTTAAAACAGATGCTAAAGTTTTAAATGATTTGA
Above is a window of Bizionia sp. M204 DNA encoding:
- a CDS encoding peptide-N-glycosidase F-related protein, whose product is MKLRYLPLFFLLIVACQKPLKPIGDKEITVFKDTHLYFDMAFNPDSDRDDSIQPTDSIIRLDAGRVLLKKVTLPDYQKQASVSVKMTLTSNGDPWDKSGSLFVIPTTSDLNLLDFESETLTKEQFLNEAPGIVSKKIDDKLYEPNIELLRFMTPFGVGFFNDNERVAALKPVYIPIWENNVQWEQDITQLLPVLENEVYIGVFIDTWTKEGYKLSVRLDFDESDIPNHIKKEHDVISVVNTSKYAGAQQFYDAFHKGDLQVDLPVDETLKNAKLYYITTGHGGHAEGDEFTKKENIISFNGEVVKQFVPWRDDCASFRRFNPTSGVWTEKTTWKGEDIEERIASSDYSRSNWCPGSDVKPEIIELGTIKAGNHTFTFSIPEAQAIENDKINYWMVSAYLVYDK
- a CDS encoding beta-N-acetylhexosaminidase, translated to MEPGYFILSNDTGLNFEEEFSVAGNFLKDYIESGSAFKLNQGNDIVFEKDETITNEEGYTLNVSSNRILIKAKTGKGAFYAVQSLRQLFPVGLENNSFSDAEIIVQNISIQDEPKFVYRGMHLDVGRHMFSVNFIKKYIDALALLKMNTFHWHLTEDQGWRIEIKKYPKLQEIAAYRDETLIGHYNTQPQKFDGKRYGGFYTQEEIKDIVAYATARFVTVIPEIELPGHSQAAIAAYPELGCTGEQVKVATKGGVFENIYCPKEETFTFLEDVFDEVLELFPSTYIHIGGDEAPKTRWKNCDHCQALIKKEGLKDEHELQSYFISRIEKYLNSKGRQIIGWDEILEGGLAPNATVMSWRGFEGAIEAAKQGHDVILTPGSHAYFDHYQSENKDEPVAIGGFLPLEKVYSLNPIPDELTEEQAKYVLGAQGNVWTEYIPTPEKVEYMVFPRILALAEVVWSGPENRDYKEFVSRVENFHKRMDALDINYANHLYEIEGNMVTDGNEAVYELKTATAGKEIHYTLDGSEPTINSEIYKTGIPITKSENIKAIIFANEKPLGTTYNQTINWHKALGHKITLDVHPHHAYTGSGSGGLVNGISGSNERYGDKEWLGFWGEDVEVTIDLGAETDISSISTRFHNGNGQWIYAPEKIEIELDNNQIFEVDVPTSESLLAPVSFEQQATTQFLKLRISNYGIIPEGKQGAGNPAWTFIDEIIVN
- a CDS encoding copper homeostasis protein CutC; protein product: MLLEICANSYQSAINAEKAGAQRIELCSELAVGGITPSYGLIKQVVEVLSIPVFVLIRPRSGNFTYSEAEFNIIKKDIEICKKLGVHGIVSGVLNENNTIDLQRTQALIELSKPLSFTFHRAFDCVPNPIEALEQLIAIGVQRILTSGLEPSTEKGLDMLLKLNEKAEKRTIILAGSGINAENASKFKDAGLHEIHASASTVLSTKNNHAYFGNTQQTVSSVETIENILNKIHS
- a CDS encoding glycoside hydrolase family 2 protein, with the protein product MKHVFYIGLCLIILGCQKQLDVPEIRLLHDNWQFKSSDNTDWLTAKIPGNVFSDLLDNAEIPDPFIGTNEDSVQWVSKTDWEYQTTFQVDSKTLQKRHVELNFGGLDTYASVYLNDSLILKTANAFREFSIDVKPLLKTENTLRILFENTTKHEEAAKAQLNYTLPEGNRIFTRKGQFQYGWDWGPKLNTSGIWRPIKLVTWNTLKIQDAYIKQTVLNDSLAKLNARFNLNTSIANLDYDLFINDSLIQSGYMSDKDIPQFNFTIKNPKLWWPHNLGNPYLYDIKVVIKKDNTVLDSVSVKKGLRTIKLITEKDSLGESFYFEVNGKPVYAKGANYIPQNSMQNKVTDAHYNNLLNDAVEANMNMLRVWGGGIYENSIFYDLCDAKGILIWQDFMFACAMYPGDAEFLENVKQEAIDNVKRLRNHASIALWCGNNENSEGWHRWGWQDGRSETEKTEIWNHYLKVFDSILPKTVATYSDTDYWETSPKFGRGNPQFEFQGDAHDWWVWHDGYPFEHFEDQVPRFMSEFGFQSFPSYNLINYINKNDSDSLRITSEGIKNHQKHKRGFQVIDEYMARDYLVPNNPEDYVYISQLLQAYGITKGIEAQRRAKPYNMGTLYWQLNDCWPAISWSSIDFFGNWKALHYKAKRSFENVLISSEVKQDSLKIYLINDTFNTFSGTLSTNILNFSGEVIWENSQEIMVKPNSSAIKQRIGLSGFSFNKNKVVIVSKFQKSESLFYLVKPKDLELPAKAIQKEVIKTSDGFTIRLSSKTLQKDVFLFCNESGHFSDNYFDLLPNEEKQIVFKTDAKVLNDLKIKSLNDR
- a CDS encoding GH92 family glycosyl hydrolase, translated to MKHFQLTRNFFSVFLLILLVTSCKNEEKKLISPKGNKPLTSFVNPFIGTGGHGHTYPGATMPFGMMQLSPDTRLDGWDGCSGYHYSDEYIYGFSHTHLSGTGVSDYGDILLMPTNKVEFNNGADGKKGYRAHFSHDNEIAEPGFYKVHLDSTNIDVELTVSKRSGIHKYTFPKNSKQIVILDLEHRDEVLNSNATVYSNTEVGGIRHSKAWATNQMLFYNVQFSRPFKNMVFLNDTAEGKHVKAAFEFDPNDGQVLEVKIGISAVDEVGAKQNLQEEIGEKTFDQVKTEAQKTWEAQLNKIVIESENVDYKTNFYTALYHTMIAPNLYQDVDGRYRGMDLKIHQTTDFDYYTVFSLWDTYRATHPLYTIIEQDRTNDFINTFLAKYDEGGIMPIWDLSGNYTGCMIGYHAVPVIADAYLKGIKNYDIEKAFIAMKHSATRDKLGLKSYKEFGFIPVEEESESVSKTLEYAYDDWTIAQMAKSLGKDDDYKTYLKRAQYYKNVFDPESQFMRGRFRNTWFAPFDPYEVNFNYTEANSWQYSFYVPQDVSGFMKLLGGKDQLEARLDELFVAESETSGRHQVDITGLIGQYAHGNEPSHHMAYLYNFVNKPHKTQEKIHQILTELYTNTPDGISGNEDCGQMSAWYIFSSMGFYPVTPGSNNYIIGTPLFERATINLESDKNFTILAENLSDTNMYIESVTLNDVALNHSFISHEDIIKGGTLVFNMTSKPTSWGTEEGQEPKTSIDEHLIVASPFIAKGDVAFKEQTEVVLENADSEAAIFYQLNGGKFKTYETPFTISEPAVLTVYSAKNNLKSAEITTQFYEIDPNISLTLESEYANQYNGGGPNALIDGIVGARDFRTGTWQGYQDKDVIAIVDLGREKPVNSVTTNFLKDQRSWIFYPTEVICLASKDGQNYEEIGTYTFGEITPTDEVDMQSVTFKQSGKNYRFIKIIAKKLGELPKWHLGYADDGRSWLFVDEIRIK